A window of the Cystobacter fuscus genome harbors these coding sequences:
- a CDS encoding cytochrome P450 — translation MNPALAIDTPRPLKEYAPSTLELLKAIRREGFLGWMTNTWRQHGDLLRIRMGSQSLVLVTHPDHVRHVNVTRRESYDKGESYDVLRELLLGNGIVTATGEDWRWQRRLMAPFFTPRGVEKFYPIFLSDTQQLIERWRSQLQGSGRPVEMLDEMMRVTASVILHSVFSTESDEALLRIKNSIETMVSHISETGMRPVQVPQWVPTPGNLRFRRAHKLVTAYIRELIARRRAIPTEQWPDDLLTKMMTIRDEETGRLMAEQLLIDNGLTMFAAGHETTARTLSFLWYALSQNPEVERRLHVELDSVLGDAPPTLNDLKKLPYTLQVVKEVLRLYPAAPMYARDAVADDELDGVRIPAGTRMIVFSYGTHRHPAFWDEPERFDPDRWLPEREAARHAHAYHPFAAGPRICLGNNFSLLETHVMAAMLARRFKLRLKPGHVPRIDMFGTLGSSNGLPMLIEAR, via the coding sequence ATGAATCCAGCACTCGCCATCGACACGCCTCGCCCCCTCAAGGAGTACGCCCCCTCCACCCTCGAGCTGCTCAAGGCGATCCGGCGAGAGGGGTTTCTCGGCTGGATGACGAACACCTGGCGCCAGCATGGGGATCTGCTCCGCATCCGGATGGGCTCGCAGTCGCTCGTGCTGGTGACCCACCCGGACCACGTGCGCCACGTCAACGTCACGCGCCGCGAGAGCTACGACAAGGGCGAGAGCTACGACGTCCTCCGCGAGCTGCTGCTCGGCAATGGCATCGTCACCGCCACCGGGGAGGACTGGCGCTGGCAGCGCAGGCTCATGGCGCCGTTCTTCACCCCTCGTGGCGTGGAGAAGTTCTATCCCATCTTCCTCTCCGACACGCAGCAGCTCATCGAGCGCTGGCGGTCCCAGCTCCAGGGCTCCGGCCGCCCTGTCGAGATGCTCGACGAGATGATGCGGGTCACCGCCTCCGTCATCCTCCACTCGGTCTTCAGCACCGAGTCGGACGAGGCCCTGCTGCGCATCAAGAACTCGATCGAGACGATGGTTTCCCACATCTCGGAAACGGGGATGCGCCCCGTCCAGGTGCCCCAGTGGGTGCCCACCCCCGGGAACCTGCGGTTCCGCCGGGCCCATAAGCTCGTGACGGCCTACATCCGCGAGCTCATCGCGCGGCGCCGGGCCATCCCCACCGAGCAGTGGCCGGATGATCTGCTGACGAAGATGATGACGATCCGGGACGAGGAGACGGGGAGGCTCATGGCGGAGCAGCTCCTCATCGACAACGGCCTGACCATGTTCGCCGCCGGGCATGAGACCACGGCGCGGACGCTCTCGTTCTTGTGGTACGCGCTGTCCCAGAACCCGGAGGTGGAGCGGCGGCTGCACGTCGAGCTGGACTCGGTGCTGGGCGACGCGCCTCCGACGCTCAACGACTTGAAGAAGCTCCCCTACACCCTCCAGGTCGTGAAGGAGGTCCTCCGGCTCTATCCGGCCGCGCCGATGTACGCCCGTGACGCCGTTGCCGACGACGAGCTCGATGGGGTCCGCATCCCGGCCGGCACGAGGATGATTGTCTTCTCCTACGGCACCCACCGGCACCCGGCGTTCTGGGACGAGCCGGAGCGCTTCGATCCCGACCGCTGGTTGCCCGAGCGCGAGGCCGCGCGCCATGCGCACGCCTACCACCCGTTCGCCGCCGGACCGCGCATCTGTCTGGGCAATAATTTCTCCCTGCTCGAGACACACGTGATGGCGGCGATGCTCGCACGCCGCTTCAAGCTGCGCCTGAAGCCCGGCCACGTGCCGCGAATCGACATGTTCGGCACCCTCGGCTCGAGCAACGGCTTGCCGATGCTGATCGAGGCGCGGTGA
- a CDS encoding TetR family transcriptional regulator has product MLEASRAVIDLFLRERTSDFSVKELAAHAGLSERTFYRYFPRKEDAIRPVVDASLARIVSDMRAAPRDKPLRETMEEALSQSLAQENTLNWENFLSVVNETESFRAVWLQILTDAEVALARVVAERLGLSPDSQRARLAGAVLATAGRLAMEQPFSAGRKRDASKVLAECLELLGPTLFEEPAGGRQPVRRPPPQRSRQGRR; this is encoded by the coding sequence ATGCTCGAGGCCTCGCGCGCCGTCATCGACCTGTTCCTGCGGGAGCGCACGAGCGACTTCTCCGTCAAGGAACTCGCGGCCCACGCGGGCCTGTCCGAGCGGACCTTCTACCGGTACTTCCCCCGGAAGGAGGACGCCATCCGCCCGGTCGTCGACGCGTCGCTCGCGCGCATCGTCTCCGACATGCGCGCCGCCCCCCGAGACAAGCCCCTGCGCGAGACGATGGAGGAGGCGCTCAGCCAGAGCCTCGCGCAGGAGAACACCCTGAACTGGGAGAACTTCCTCTCCGTGGTGAACGAGACGGAGAGTTTCCGCGCGGTGTGGCTGCAGATCCTCACCGACGCGGAGGTCGCGCTCGCGCGCGTCGTCGCCGAGCGGCTGGGTCTCTCCCCGGACTCGCAGCGGGCGCGCCTGGCCGGCGCCGTCCTGGCCACCGCGGGACGCCTCGCGATGGAGCAGCCGTTCTCCGCGGGGCGCAAGCGCGACGCGAGCAAGGTTCTCGCCGAGTGCCTCGAGTTGCTCGGCCCGACCCTGTTCGAGGAGCCCGCGGGCGGACGCCAGCCCGTGAGACGCCCGCCACCCCAGCGATCCCGCCAGGGACGCAGGTAG
- a CDS encoding Rpn family recombination-promoting nuclease/putative transposase: MPGPHDLFARYTFGRPERAEAELRAVLPAQLVSAVDWSSLRLEPGSVVDPELRETESDLLFTARLRSGRPLLLYVLLEHQSSVDKWMALRMLRYVVRQVERWRQEHPECSGLPVILPLVMYHGPEGAWSAPRRVEDLFELPGESEEERARWRAWVPRFEYLLDDLTAEREEALKARPGPALARLAWLVLRYGRTEELARKLPEWVGLFAQVQAAPEGAEHLRVVIRYLLWTGDKAVHNVTGQVLHSVQDEQRAEELMRSYGEELIEQGRQQGMSRGRAEDILRILTLRGIHVEEGARQRILDCTDMDTLDSWFDRALQATTLSELLDVGAHAPRRKDS; the protein is encoded by the coding sequence ATGCCCGGTCCTCATGATCTCTTCGCCCGCTATACCTTTGGCCGCCCCGAGCGGGCCGAGGCCGAGTTGCGTGCCGTCCTGCCCGCCCAGCTCGTCTCCGCGGTGGACTGGTCGAGTCTGCGCCTGGAGCCCGGCAGCGTGGTGGACCCGGAGCTGCGAGAAACGGAGAGCGACCTGCTCTTCACCGCCCGCCTGCGCTCGGGCCGCCCGCTGCTGCTGTACGTACTGCTGGAGCACCAGTCCTCGGTGGACAAGTGGATGGCTCTGAGGATGCTGCGCTACGTGGTGCGTCAGGTGGAGCGCTGGCGTCAGGAACACCCGGAGTGCTCGGGGTTGCCCGTCATCCTCCCGCTGGTGATGTACCACGGGCCCGAGGGGGCCTGGAGCGCACCGCGGCGGGTGGAGGACCTGTTCGAGCTGCCGGGGGAGAGCGAGGAGGAGCGGGCGCGCTGGCGAGCCTGGGTGCCGCGCTTCGAGTACCTGCTCGATGACCTGACAGCCGAACGGGAAGAGGCGTTGAAAGCACGACCCGGGCCTGCGCTGGCCCGGCTGGCGTGGTTGGTGCTGCGCTACGGACGTACTGAGGAACTGGCGAGAAAGCTGCCCGAGTGGGTAGGCCTCTTCGCCCAGGTCCAGGCGGCGCCAGAGGGCGCCGAACATCTGCGGGTGGTCATCCGTTACCTGCTGTGGACCGGGGACAAGGCCGTCCACAACGTTACAGGTCAGGTGCTACATTCAGTCCAGGACGAGCAACGCGCGGAGGAGTTGATGCGGAGCTATGGCGAGGAACTCATCGAGCAGGGACGTCAGCAGGGGATGAGCCGAGGACGTGCCGAGGACATCCTACGGATTCTCACCCTCCGGGGGATTCACGTGGAGGAAGGAGCCCGGCAGCGCATCCTCGACTGCACGGACATGGACACGCTCGACAGCTGGTTCGACCGGGCCCTCCAGGCCACGACCCTGTCCGAGTTGCTGGACGTCGGAGCACACGCGCCTCGGCGAAAGGACTCGTGA
- a CDS encoding cytochrome P450: MNAFNGQKLDKIPAHVPPELVYEYDIAGDPRVLEDPHARMRSLILEAPPIFFSPFNGGHWFVTRKKAIVDITMNPEVYSSKNPGEHGKEATGGLSLLPISVDPPQHTLYRTPLNQPLSAKSVAGLETAIRAMTNELIDKVLAAGRCDFLPDIAEPLPVTLFLKLAGMPTNRLAEFRELALQAASATVEPATRAETFKRIAGILAETIEARQEKREDDLISRLLDANLDGRNPTFQEMMGYSILLFLGGLDTVVNALCFGVRHLARDQELQAKLRADPSLLPGAIEELLRLYGIASIPRHVTRDTVCHGVQFKQGDALLLLLPAANYDDTAFPNPEQFILGRTEQHMTFNTGPHRCVGLNLARLEMKVFYQEWLKRVPPFRLDPQAPPRFSGGFALALTSLPLSWA; this comes from the coding sequence ATGAATGCCTTCAACGGACAGAAGTTGGACAAGATCCCCGCGCACGTTCCGCCGGAGCTGGTCTACGAGTACGACATCGCCGGGGATCCGCGGGTGCTCGAGGATCCGCACGCCCGGATGCGCTCCCTCATCCTCGAGGCCCCTCCCATCTTCTTTTCCCCGTTCAATGGGGGCCATTGGTTCGTGACCCGGAAGAAGGCCATCGTGGACATCACGATGAACCCGGAGGTCTACAGCAGCAAGAACCCGGGGGAACACGGCAAGGAAGCAACGGGGGGCTTGTCGCTGTTGCCCATCTCGGTGGATCCGCCGCAGCACACCCTGTACCGGACCCCGCTCAACCAGCCGCTGTCAGCCAAATCCGTTGCCGGACTGGAGACGGCGATCCGGGCCATGACGAACGAGCTCATCGACAAGGTGCTCGCCGCGGGACGCTGCGACTTCCTCCCGGACATCGCCGAGCCGCTGCCCGTCACGTTGTTCCTGAAGCTGGCCGGCATGCCGACCAATCGCCTGGCCGAGTTCCGTGAGCTGGCCTTGCAGGCGGCGTCCGCCACGGTGGAGCCCGCGACTCGCGCGGAGACGTTCAAACGCATCGCGGGAATCCTGGCGGAGACCATCGAGGCCCGGCAGGAGAAGCGCGAGGATGACCTGATCAGCCGGCTGCTCGACGCGAACCTCGACGGCCGCAACCCCACGTTCCAGGAGATGATGGGCTACAGCATCCTCCTGTTCCTCGGGGGGCTGGACACGGTGGTGAATGCCCTGTGCTTTGGTGTCCGGCACCTGGCGCGCGATCAGGAGTTGCAGGCGAAGCTTCGGGCCGACCCCAGCCTGCTGCCCGGAGCCATCGAGGAGCTGCTGCGGCTCTATGGTATTGCGTCCATTCCCCGGCACGTGACGCGCGACACGGTCTGCCATGGCGTCCAGTTCAAGCAGGGTGACGCGCTGTTGTTGCTCCTGCCCGCGGCCAACTACGACGACACGGCGTTCCCCAACCCCGAGCAGTTCATCCTGGGCCGGACGGAGCAGCACATGACGTTCAATACGGGTCCGCACCGGTGCGTCGGCCTGAACCTGGCCCGTCTGGAGATGAAGGTGTTCTACCAGGAGTGGTTGAAGCGCGTGCCGCCGTTCCGGCTGGACCCCCAGGCCCCGCCGCGGTTCTCGGGTGGCTTCGCTCTGGCCCTCACGAGCCTGCCGCTGAGCTGGGCATAG
- a CDS encoding NfeD family protein, with protein sequence MSESGHSVWRVLVLGMVMLCQATSHADAPPPAMVSRCVLEGTVDAGSSAFLVDCVRRAQQAGHQALLVRLDTPGGELESTRDIVRAFLGARVPVLVWVGPSGARAGSAGVFITLASHLAGMAPGTNIGAAHPVSGLSGQDPEQSGGKEMARKIENDAVAFVESIARQRGRNAEWAISAVRQSESVSAEKALELHVIEHVAPTEEAFLQWADGRSVTVADSPVTLRTANAWLVELEPSFSQRVLHALAQPAVVYILFLLAGLGFAVEFTHPGLFAPGLVGVVCLVLALLASSALPVRAGAIVLLLLGVALLVAELFVTSGLLGAAGLGLLVLGGVFLVDRFDPEWFLDSPPRVPLSTLLPTAVFVAGAAVYLAFRAAETRRQPQLGGDLGLVGEVGRTLDTVSPSGGAVFVHGERWSAVSSTPLPAGARVVVRRVEGLILFVDEVKT encoded by the coding sequence ATGAGCGAGTCTGGGCATTCGGTGTGGAGGGTGCTCGTGCTGGGGATGGTGATGCTCTGCCAGGCAACCAGCCATGCGGATGCTCCTCCGCCAGCCATGGTCTCCCGCTGCGTCCTGGAGGGCACGGTGGATGCTGGCTCCAGTGCCTTCCTCGTCGATTGTGTCCGCCGCGCGCAGCAGGCCGGTCATCAGGCCCTGCTCGTCCGGCTCGACACTCCCGGCGGAGAGCTCGAGTCCACCCGCGACATCGTCCGTGCCTTCCTGGGAGCCCGCGTCCCCGTCCTCGTGTGGGTTGGCCCCTCCGGCGCCCGGGCTGGCAGTGCCGGAGTCTTCATCACCCTGGCCTCCCACCTCGCGGGCATGGCGCCCGGCACCAACATCGGCGCCGCCCACCCCGTCTCCGGCCTCTCCGGGCAGGACCCCGAACAGAGCGGAGGCAAGGAGATGGCCCGGAAGATCGAGAACGACGCCGTCGCCTTCGTCGAGTCCATCGCCAGACAGCGCGGCCGCAATGCCGAGTGGGCCATCAGCGCCGTCCGTCAGAGCGAGAGCGTCTCCGCCGAGAAGGCCCTCGAGCTCCACGTCATCGAGCACGTTGCCCCCACCGAGGAGGCCTTTCTCCAGTGGGCCGATGGCCGTTCCGTCACCGTCGCCGACTCCCCCGTCACGTTGCGCACCGCCAACGCCTGGCTCGTGGAGCTGGAACCCTCCTTTTCCCAGCGCGTCCTCCACGCCCTCGCCCAGCCGGCCGTCGTCTACATCCTCTTCCTCCTCGCGGGTCTCGGCTTCGCCGTGGAGTTCACCCACCCCGGCCTCTTCGCCCCCGGCCTCGTCGGCGTGGTGTGCCTCGTGTTGGCCCTGCTCGCCTCCTCGGCCCTGCCCGTGCGCGCTGGCGCCATCGTGCTGCTGCTGCTGGGGGTCGCCCTGCTCGTGGCCGAGCTCTTCGTCACCAGCGGCCTGCTCGGCGCCGCCGGCCTTGGGCTGCTCGTGCTCGGCGGCGTGTTCCTGGTGGATCGTTTCGATCCGGAGTGGTTCCTCGACAGCCCGCCGAGGGTTCCCCTGTCCACGCTGCTACCCACCGCCGTCTTCGTCGCCGGGGCGGCTGTCTATCTCGCCTTTCGTGCCGCCGAGACCCGCCGCCAACCCCAGTTGGGTGGAGACCTGGGCCTCGTCGGCGAGGTGGGTCGGACGCTCGACACCGTCTCGCCCTCCGGCGGCGCGGTGTTCGTCCATGGCGAGCGCTGGTCCGCTGTCTCCTCCACCCCCCTTCCTGCTGGCGCCCGCGTGGTGGTGCGCCGGGTGGAGGGGCTCATCCTGTTCGTCGATGAGGTCAAGACATGA
- a CDS encoding Coq4 family protein, protein MNFSSPTSRIEDGLFLPEGASLFTRLRVAVRALKVLEKRPDDGIAAPLFNASLDGDVFQRLCSELAKSEDGRELLAARPSLQGRSIDLDALGRLPAGTLGNAFARYFSDNGIHPFESPYEVRNDVDYLVKWYRETHDLHHVVTGYATDAVGEMELQAFVAGNLGLRTSVLILLFAAVLRPHGLPPFWKYARRLRAAYRRGQRSEKLVRIRYDHFWAATVEVVRQRLRIPSSTPARA, encoded by the coding sequence ATGAACTTCAGCTCACCCACCTCACGCATCGAAGACGGCCTCTTCCTGCCCGAAGGCGCATCCCTGTTCACCCGCCTGCGGGTGGCGGTCCGGGCACTGAAGGTCCTCGAGAAGCGCCCCGATGACGGCATCGCGGCGCCGTTGTTCAACGCGAGCCTCGACGGCGACGTCTTCCAGCGGCTCTGCTCGGAGCTGGCGAAGAGCGAGGACGGCCGGGAGTTGCTCGCCGCTCGCCCCAGCCTCCAGGGTCGCAGCATCGACCTCGATGCGCTCGGCCGGCTCCCGGCTGGGACGCTCGGGAACGCGTTCGCCCGCTACTTCTCGGACAACGGCATCCACCCGTTCGAGAGCCCGTACGAGGTCCGCAACGACGTGGACTACCTCGTCAAGTGGTACCGGGAGACGCATGACCTTCACCACGTGGTGACCGGCTACGCGACGGACGCCGTCGGCGAGATGGAGCTCCAGGCCTTCGTGGCCGGCAACCTTGGACTCCGCACGAGCGTCCTCATCCTCCTGTTCGCCGCGGTGCTTCGGCCGCATGGCCTCCCTCCTTTCTGGAAGTACGCGCGAAGGCTGCGCGCGGCGTACCGGCGGGGCCAGCGGTCCGAGAAGCTTGTCCGCATCCGGTACGACCACTTTTGGGCGGCGACGGTCGAGGTGGTGCGCCAGCGGCTCAGGATTCCCTCTTCGACCCCGGCCCGCGCGTGA
- a CDS encoding LysR family transcriptional regulator has protein sequence MDAFSEIAVFTRVVDLGGFTRAAEKLRLTPSGVSRIVSRLEARLGVRLINRTTRSLSLTDEGAAYYERCTRIIAELEDANATLARASVTPRGRLRVDAPVPIADFVLGAALPRFLERYPEVSIDLTVRDQLIDPTTEGVDVVIRLAAARDSELISRNLARARSILVASPAYLAAHGRPRTLASLREHTCLAYLSSTGPLPWRLKGNSGETNYVVNARLVAGSGNVLTRAVVAGLGIAQTFEYHVAAELARGELEILLEEHEPEPRIVHALFARQKSAVPKVRVFIDFLAELFASTTADLAGRKRR, from the coding sequence ATGGATGCCTTCTCGGAGATCGCGGTCTTCACGCGGGTGGTGGACCTGGGTGGCTTCACGCGGGCGGCGGAGAAGCTGAGGCTCACGCCGTCGGGGGTGAGCCGCATCGTGTCGCGGTTGGAGGCGAGGCTGGGGGTGCGGCTCATCAACCGGACCACCCGCAGCCTCAGCCTCACGGACGAAGGGGCCGCGTACTACGAGCGTTGTACGCGCATCATCGCGGAGCTCGAGGACGCGAATGCCACCCTGGCGCGGGCCAGCGTCACTCCGCGTGGACGGCTGCGCGTGGACGCTCCGGTGCCGATCGCGGACTTCGTCCTCGGGGCGGCGCTCCCGCGCTTCCTCGAACGCTACCCGGAAGTGTCGATCGACTTGACGGTCCGGGACCAACTCATCGATCCGACCACCGAGGGAGTGGACGTGGTCATCCGCCTCGCGGCGGCGCGTGATTCCGAGCTCATCTCCCGCAACCTCGCCCGCGCGCGCTCCATCCTGGTGGCTTCTCCCGCCTACCTCGCCGCGCATGGGCGTCCCCGCACGCTCGCCTCGCTGCGCGAGCACACGTGCCTCGCGTACCTGTCGAGCACGGGCCCCCTGCCCTGGCGTCTCAAGGGAAACTCGGGGGAGACGAACTACGTGGTCAACGCCAGGCTCGTCGCGGGCTCGGGCAACGTGCTCACCCGGGCCGTGGTCGCCGGGCTGGGTATCGCCCAGACCTTCGAGTACCACGTGGCCGCGGAGCTCGCCCGCGGCGAGCTCGAAATCCTCCTCGAGGAGCATGAGCCCGAGCCGCGCATCGTTCACGCGCTCTTCGCGCGGCAGAAGTCCGCCGTCCCCAAGGTCAGGGTCTTCATCGATTTCCTGGCGGAGCTGTTCGCGTCCACGACGGCGGATCTCGCCGGCCGGAAGCGACGCTGA
- a CDS encoding sensor histidine kinase, with the protein MANQTRRLLWPIAGMVTLGIVLQVFSLLAVVEIDAITDRSRQYVAVVADQRTTAEQFESATSLALVGLATADWELLVRQRTTSQALAGRFVAANTAMLQGGQARTGDVMVTLRGVEAPEVREALTSVRALWEETHAAHVRLLRSDNHSLKNNPEVERFRAASSQLTLALGDVSVLLQRRVQVESSRLTAVHRFTPIGLFLLMLGSAMFVIWRILLPFAASTEELARSEAALRLARDELEQRVAERTRELAQTNEALRHAHDGLEVRVKERTQELKDAQRRAVELARQAGMAELATNVLHNVGNVLNSINTSASILDERLRTLRVQPLIKLAELLESHRADLAVFMTEDERGRRLPEYLGKLGQHLSSTRDELLEMTAALHRHVEHIRMIVELQQNYAMSSNILEVTSLQDLVEDALRINAAALGRHGVEVERHFAPLPHVMVDKHKLLQIVLNLISNAKYAVNDNPEGERRLTLRVERPTEDRVQVQVRDNGMGIAPELLTKIFQHGFTTRKDGHGFGLHSCAIAARALGGSLVAHSDGPRKGATFTLELPYRPEEQGSA; encoded by the coding sequence ATGGCGAACCAGACCCGGAGGTTGCTCTGGCCCATCGCGGGGATGGTGACGCTGGGCATCGTCCTGCAGGTGTTCTCCCTGCTGGCCGTGGTGGAGATTGACGCGATCACGGACCGGAGCCGGCAGTACGTCGCGGTCGTGGCCGACCAGCGCACCACCGCCGAGCAGTTCGAGAGCGCCACCTCCCTCGCCCTCGTCGGACTGGCGACGGCCGACTGGGAACTGCTGGTGCGGCAGCGCACCACCTCCCAGGCGCTGGCGGGGCGTTTCGTGGCCGCGAACACCGCGATGCTCCAGGGAGGACAGGCGCGCACCGGTGACGTGATGGTGACGCTGCGGGGCGTTGAGGCGCCGGAGGTCCGTGAGGCACTCACCTCCGTGCGGGCGCTGTGGGAGGAGACGCACGCGGCTCATGTGCGTCTGCTCCGCTCCGACAACCACTCCCTCAAGAACAACCCCGAGGTGGAGCGTTTCCGCGCCGCGTCGTCGCAGCTGACCTTGGCACTGGGTGACGTCTCCGTGCTCCTGCAGCGTCGCGTGCAGGTGGAGAGCAGCCGGCTCACCGCCGTTCATCGCTTCACCCCGATTGGCCTCTTCCTGCTGATGCTCGGGAGCGCCATGTTCGTCATCTGGCGCATCCTCCTGCCATTCGCGGCCTCGACGGAGGAGCTCGCACGCAGCGAGGCGGCGCTACGATTGGCCCGCGACGAGCTCGAGCAGCGGGTGGCCGAGCGCACGCGGGAGCTCGCACAGACCAACGAGGCCCTGCGCCACGCGCATGATGGGCTGGAGGTCCGTGTCAAGGAGCGCACGCAGGAGCTGAAGGACGCCCAGCGCCGCGCCGTGGAGCTGGCGCGCCAGGCGGGCATGGCCGAGCTCGCCACCAACGTGCTGCACAACGTGGGCAACGTCCTCAACAGCATCAACACCTCGGCCAGCATCCTGGACGAGCGGCTGCGGACGCTCCGCGTGCAACCGCTCATCAAGCTCGCCGAGCTGCTCGAGTCGCACCGCGCGGACCTCGCGGTCTTCATGACGGAGGACGAGCGCGGGCGGCGCCTGCCCGAGTACCTCGGCAAGCTCGGGCAGCACTTGTCCTCCACGCGCGACGAACTGCTGGAGATGACGGCGGCTCTCCACCGCCATGTCGAGCACATCCGGATGATCGTCGAGCTCCAGCAGAACTACGCCATGTCCTCGAACATCTTGGAGGTGACCTCGCTGCAGGACTTGGTCGAGGACGCGCTCCGCATCAACGCGGCGGCGCTCGGGCGGCACGGCGTCGAGGTCGAGCGGCACTTCGCCCCACTGCCGCACGTGATGGTCGACAAGCACAAGCTGCTGCAGATCGTCCTGAACCTCATCAGCAACGCCAAGTACGCGGTGAATGACAATCCAGAAGGCGAGCGGCGTCTGACGCTGAGGGTCGAGCGTCCCACGGAGGACCGCGTCCAGGTGCAGGTGCGGGACAACGGCATGGGCATCGCGCCGGAGCTGCTCACGAAGATCTTCCAGCATGGGTTCACCACGCGCAAGGACGGACACGGCTTCGGGCTCCACTCATGTGCGATCGCCGCTCGTGCGCTGGGAGGCTCGCTGGTGGCCCACAGCGATGGCCCCAGGAAGGGCGCGACCTTCACGCTGGAGCTTCCCTACCGGCCCGAGGAGCAGGGCAGCGCATAA
- a CDS encoding MBL fold metallo-hydrolase, producing the protein MKLTLPMFAISLTLATTVQAAAPLKTEVFTAAPEGFRVTSTLITGEQDAVLVDSQFTLAEAHRLVAKILESKKTLKTILITHGHPDHYFGLEVVRAAFPQARLVAAPAVIAELKALAPKQLAQWKPLFGANLTSEPVIPSPLAADHLELEGQRLELIGLNPGESEAATAVWIPSTRTLIAGDTAYQQVHAYLVNADATWRAQWLKNIEQLDKRGATTVIPGHRAEKAALGPAALRETAAYIRDFEASLVAAKDVDGLKRPVLAKYSAFELPIILDFSAQAAIAGKAKR; encoded by the coding sequence ATGAAACTCACCCTTCCAATGTTTGCCATTTCCCTCACCCTCGCGACCACGGTCCAGGCCGCCGCGCCGCTCAAGACCGAGGTCTTCACCGCGGCTCCCGAGGGTTTTCGCGTCACGTCCACCCTCATCACGGGGGAGCAGGACGCGGTGCTCGTCGACTCGCAGTTCACACTGGCGGAGGCGCACCGGCTGGTCGCGAAGATCCTCGAGTCGAAGAAGACGCTGAAGACGATCCTGATCACCCATGGACACCCGGACCACTACTTCGGCCTCGAGGTGGTGCGCGCCGCCTTCCCCCAGGCGCGGCTCGTCGCCGCACCCGCTGTCATCGCGGAGCTCAAGGCGCTCGCGCCGAAGCAGCTCGCGCAGTGGAAGCCGCTCTTCGGCGCCAATCTCACCTCCGAGCCGGTGATTCCGTCCCCGCTCGCGGCGGACCATCTGGAGCTGGAGGGGCAGCGACTCGAACTCATCGGCCTGAACCCCGGTGAGAGCGAGGCGGCCACGGCGGTGTGGATTCCTTCTACCCGGACGCTCATCGCGGGGGATACGGCCTACCAGCAGGTCCATGCGTATCTCGTGAACGCGGACGCCACGTGGCGGGCACAGTGGCTCAAGAACATCGAGCAGCTCGACAAGCGTGGCGCCACTACGGTCATCCCGGGCCACCGGGCGGAGAAGGCGGCCCTGGGCCCCGCGGCCCTGCGTGAGACGGCGGCCTACATCCGCGACTTCGAGGCCTCGCTCGTGGCGGCCAAGGACGTGGACGGCCTCAAGCGCCCCGTGCTCGCGAAGTACAGCGCGTTCGAACTCCCCATCATCCTCGACTTCAGCGCGCAGGCGGCGATTGCGGGGAAGGCGAAGCGCTGA
- a CDS encoding VOC family protein, whose translation MRIEHIAIWTRDLERLRSFYETYFQASAGPRYVNERKRFSSYFLSFASGARLELMAKPLLVDASGNADTPPTGYAHLALSVGSREEVDAMAERFRQNGLPVVDGPRQTGDGYYECVVLDPDGNRIEITV comes from the coding sequence ATGCGCATCGAACACATCGCCATCTGGACGCGGGACCTCGAGCGGCTCCGCTCGTTCTACGAGACGTATTTCCAGGCCAGCGCGGGGCCTCGGTACGTCAACGAGCGCAAGCGCTTCTCCTCGTACTTCCTGAGCTTCGCCTCGGGCGCGCGCCTGGAACTCATGGCGAAGCCCCTTCTGGTGGACGCGAGCGGCAACGCCGACACGCCACCCACCGGCTATGCACACCTGGCGCTCTCGGTGGGCTCGCGCGAGGAGGTGGACGCCATGGCCGAGCGCTTCCGCCAAAACGGGCTCCCCGTGGTGGATGGCCCCCGGCAGACGGGGGACGGCTACTACGAATGCGTCGTGCTCGACCCCGACGGCAACCGCATCGAAATCACCGTGTGA